The following are from one region of the Erwinia sp. SLM-02 genome:
- a CDS encoding FGGY-family carbohydrate kinase has translation MNHYYMGVDLGGTVTKAGIYTADGREVKVVELAVPLLSEQMGFCERDMTELWSATGRVIRQALAESGIAPEAIHGVSFSAHGKGLYLVDKQGQPVRNGIVSSDSRAQPLVSRWKSEGRDAEAYGRSLQQLWPSHPAALLGWLKEHEPENYQRAGYILMVHDYIRYCLTGEFACEETNISGSNLFNQQQGAFDPTLFNIFDIAEMAEKAPPVIGSADCAGYVTEQAAAQCGLKAGTPVFGGLFDVVGAALASGVHDSHCLSAVAGTWSIATRVFDRIEPSDYPYVWGKYCIPGTFFVHEGSPTSASNLAWFVKQFFPDLPDSYRQFNQWAKEGYEKDSDILFYPWLYGSNFHDSLHGGFLGLSGHHSREDMIYAIYQGIVFSHLLHQDRVQDLGAGSGTIRFTGGPTHSDIWMQMFCDASNLPLEIVDVKQSGCRAAAICAAVGAGEYADFQTAMTHCQPPTLRLEPNPAKHAMLRKRFDRFKRIAEALSEVKAIV, from the coding sequence ATGAACCACTACTATATGGGCGTTGATTTAGGCGGGACGGTGACCAAAGCCGGGATTTATACCGCCGACGGCCGGGAGGTTAAAGTTGTTGAGCTGGCGGTTCCGCTGCTCAGCGAACAGATGGGCTTCTGCGAGCGCGATATGACCGAGCTGTGGTCCGCCACCGGCCGGGTGATCCGCCAGGCGCTGGCGGAAAGCGGCATCGCGCCGGAGGCGATTCACGGCGTGAGCTTCTCCGCCCACGGTAAGGGGCTGTACCTGGTGGATAAGCAGGGCCAGCCGGTGCGTAACGGTATCGTCTCTTCCGACTCGCGCGCGCAGCCGCTGGTCAGCCGCTGGAAAAGTGAAGGCCGCGATGCCGAAGCTTACGGGCGCAGCCTGCAACAGCTGTGGCCGTCGCATCCGGCGGCGCTGCTCGGCTGGCTGAAGGAGCATGAGCCGGAAAACTATCAGCGTGCGGGCTATATTCTGATGGTCCACGACTATATCCGCTACTGCCTGACCGGCGAGTTTGCCTGCGAAGAGACCAATATCTCCGGCAGCAACCTGTTTAACCAGCAGCAGGGCGCGTTCGATCCCACGCTGTTTAACATCTTCGACATTGCAGAGATGGCTGAGAAAGCCCCGCCGGTAATCGGTTCCGCCGACTGCGCCGGATACGTTACCGAGCAGGCCGCCGCGCAGTGCGGACTGAAAGCCGGAACGCCGGTCTTCGGCGGGCTGTTTGACGTCGTCGGCGCAGCGCTGGCGTCGGGCGTTCACGACAGTCACTGCCTGAGCGCGGTGGCGGGCACCTGGAGCATCGCCACCCGCGTTTTCGACCGCATTGAGCCGTCCGATTACCCTTACGTATGGGGGAAATACTGCATCCCCGGCACCTTCTTCGTTCACGAAGGCAGCCCGACCTCCGCCAGCAACCTCGCCTGGTTTGTGAAGCAGTTCTTCCCGGATCTGCCGGACAGCTACCGGCAGTTTAATCAGTGGGCGAAGGAGGGCTATGAAAAGGACAGCGATATTCTGTTTTATCCGTGGCTGTACGGCTCCAACTTCCACGACAGCCTGCACGGCGGTTTCCTGGGGCTGAGCGGCCACCACAGCCGGGAAGATATGATCTATGCCATTTATCAGGGCATCGTTTTCTCCCATCTGCTGCATCAGGACCGCGTACAGGATCTGGGCGCGGGCAGCGGCACCATCCGTTTTACGGGCGGCCCCACGCATTCGGATATCTGGATGCAGATGTTCTGTGACGCCAGCAACCTGCCGCTGGAAATCGTCGACGTGAAGCAGTCCGGCTGCCGCGCGGCGGCGATCTGCGCGGCGGTCGGCGCGGGCGAATATGCAGATTTCCAGACGGCGATGACGCACTGCCAGCCGCCCACCCTTCGCCTGGAGCCGAACCCGGCCAAACACGCGATGCTGAGAAAACGCTTCGATCGCTTTAAGCGGATTGCCGAAGCATTAAGTGAAGTAAAGGCCATCGTCTGA